In the genome of Solibacillus silvestris, one region contains:
- a CDS encoding carboxylate--amine ligase: MTRQPFLPIIVGTDINAYNMAISFHEEYKIRPILVGKGVLPFTNLSNIPRAIEYDKKLGEPDQFAKILISVAKKYEKEAEKLILIGTNDLYVRLIIENSAILRDYFVFNYIDETLMNDLQIKSNFYKLCEQYGIDIPTTVFYDCKTDGQFETEMMYPVIIKPSNGIEYSRHPFEGQAKVFKVENKEEVQQVIDMIKNSGYLEELIIQDYIPGEDTAMWDSVVYVNSKGETQLVSFAQVVLQEHTKTAIGNYTALISRYNEEVMTKLRGFLEAVGYRGYANFDLKYDERDGKFKVFEVNIRQGRSSYYINAMGHNLARNFVEDLIYDIPKPCSYLKGDVLFSVVPKIVLKKFVYDEAVKKDIRRLIQEKKIVNPLFYKQDKHFKRKIYMFIRQVNYYKKYKQNVW; encoded by the coding sequence ATGACTCGACAACCATTTTTACCGATTATTGTCGGTACTGATATTAATGCATACAACATGGCGATATCTTTCCATGAAGAATATAAGATCCGTCCGATTCTAGTAGGGAAAGGTGTTTTACCTTTTACGAACTTAAGCAATATTCCACGTGCAATTGAGTATGACAAAAAACTTGGTGAACCGGATCAGTTTGCCAAAATTTTAATTAGCGTAGCGAAAAAATATGAAAAAGAAGCAGAAAAACTGATTTTGATCGGCACAAATGATTTATACGTCCGTTTAATTATTGAAAACAGCGCGATATTAAGAGATTACTTCGTGTTCAACTATATCGACGAAACGTTAATGAATGACTTACAGATTAAATCCAATTTCTATAAACTTTGTGAACAATATGGAATCGATATTCCGACGACGGTATTTTATGATTGCAAAACTGATGGTCAATTCGAAACCGAGATGATGTATCCGGTTATTATTAAACCGAGTAACGGGATTGAGTATAGCCGTCATCCATTTGAAGGCCAGGCGAAAGTTTTCAAAGTAGAAAACAAAGAAGAAGTTCAACAAGTGATCGATATGATTAAAAATAGCGGCTACCTGGAAGAACTTATTATTCAGGATTATATTCCCGGTGAAGATACAGCAATGTGGGATTCGGTTGTCTATGTCAATTCTAAAGGGGAAACACAGCTCGTATCGTTTGCACAAGTTGTCCTTCAGGAACATACGAAAACGGCGATTGGCAATTACACGGCGCTTATTTCCCGTTATAACGAAGAAGTGATGACGAAACTGCGCGGCTTTTTGGAAGCGGTCGGCTATCGCGGCTACGCAAACTTTGATTTAAAATATGATGAACGTGACGGGAAGTTTAAAGTGTTTGAAGTAAATATTCGACAAGGCCGTTCAAGTTATTATATTAATGCAATGGGTCATAATTTGGCACGCAACTTTGTTGAAGATCTGATTTACGATATTCCAAAACCATGCTCGTATTTAAAAGGGGATGTGCTGTTTTCAGTCGTGCCGAAAATTGTATTAAAAAAATTTGTTTACGATGAAGCGGTGAAAAAGGATATTCGACGTTTGATTCAGGAAAAGAAAATTGTGAATCCGTTGTTCTATAAACAGGACAAGCATTTTAAACGCAAAATCTACATGTTCATCCGTCAGGTTAACTACTATAAAAAATATAAACAAAACGTATGGTAA
- a CDS encoding serine/threonine transporter SstT: MKRLFEKWNSINLVNRIIIGIIIGVILALTIPEAVSGITILGTLFVSALKAVAPILVFVLVINAIASHAGGKATNMKMILALYGVATFAAGFVAVIASFIFPTVLTLKTEAQDVAPPSGILEVFETLLFNIVTNPVSAIMNANYLGILAWAVVLGIALKAANDSTKGVIANFSDAITKVVQWIINLAPFGILGIVFEAISTTGLSALGEYARLILILVGTMFFVALVVNPLIVYAVARRNPYPLIFTSIKESGITAFFTRSSAANIPVNMALAEKLKLNKDTYAVSIPLGATINMGGAAITISVLTMATAHTLGIEVDFLTAVILMVMAAVSAAGASGVAGGSLLLIPLACSLFGISDDIAMQVVAIGFIIGVIQDSCETALNSSTDIVFTAAAEYAKERKQN; encoded by the coding sequence ATGAAAAGATTGTTCGAAAAATGGAACAGCATTAACTTAGTAAACCGTATTATTATTGGTATAATTATTGGTGTTATTTTAGCACTGACGATACCGGAAGCGGTGAGTGGTATTACCATTCTAGGAACTCTATTCGTTTCAGCCTTAAAAGCAGTTGCACCGATTTTGGTGTTCGTGCTTGTTATTAATGCGATTGCTTCACATGCTGGCGGCAAAGCAACAAATATGAAAATGATTCTAGCTTTATACGGAGTTGCGACATTCGCGGCAGGATTTGTTGCCGTCATTGCAAGCTTTATTTTCCCGACAGTATTAACATTAAAAACAGAAGCACAGGATGTGGCTCCGCCTAGCGGGATACTTGAAGTGTTTGAAACATTATTATTCAATATCGTGACAAACCCGGTAAGTGCAATTATGAACGCAAATTATCTCGGCATTTTAGCTTGGGCAGTTGTTTTAGGGATTGCTTTAAAAGCTGCGAACGATTCAACTAAAGGTGTTATTGCGAATTTTTCGGATGCTATTACAAAAGTTGTGCAATGGATTATTAACTTAGCGCCATTCGGTATTTTAGGAATAGTATTTGAAGCGATTTCAACGACAGGCCTTTCAGCATTAGGGGAATATGCTCGTCTAATTCTGATCTTAGTAGGAACAATGTTCTTTGTAGCGCTCGTTGTAAATCCACTTATTGTATATGCAGTAGCACGCAGAAATCCGTATCCGCTTATTTTTACATCTATAAAAGAGAGCGGAATTACAGCCTTTTTCACACGTAGTTCAGCGGCTAATATTCCAGTCAATATGGCATTGGCAGAGAAGCTGAAATTAAATAAAGATACATATGCTGTATCGATACCTTTAGGTGCAACAATAAATATGGGCGGGGCTGCGATTACAATTTCCGTACTGACGATGGCAACTGCTCATACATTAGGTATCGAAGTTGATTTCCTGACTGCGGTCATCTTAATGGTAATGGCTGCAGTATCGGCTGCTGGTGCTTCGGGTGTTGCAGGCGGGTCGCTATTACTGATTCCGTTAGCATGTAGCCTCTTTGGGATTTCAGATGATATTGCGATGCAAGTAGTTGCAATTGGTTTTATCATCGGTGTAATCCAGGATTCTTGTGAAACAGCATTGAATTCTTCGACGGATATCGTATTTACGGCAGCTGCTGAATATGCGAAAGAACGTAAACAAAATTAA
- a CDS encoding transporter associated domain protein, whose translation MDSIIMINLILIAVFILLTAFFVGAEFSILKVRMSRIDQLIAEGNKKAVTAKKVTQDLDYYLSACQLGITITALILGALGEPTVEKMLEPVFDYFSIPAAVATALSYVIALSVVTFLHVVLGELMPKTLAIQYAEKMTLLLAPPLYWFGKITGPIISILNGSARGLLKIFGVKPAGHDTVYSEEELKMIVTQSYEGGEINQTELAYLENIFAFDTRKLREVMIPRNEIITIEKTYTLEQILAVIDEYEFTRYPVIDRSKNTAAFIGFINSKEMLTDIAAGRKNNFSTYIREIPRYKETVAIKDVFLKMQQSRNHMAIVTDEKGVTIGLVTMEDILSEIVGEIEDEDDGEIIVPST comes from the coding sequence TTGGACAGTATTATAATGATAAATTTAATTTTAATTGCAGTATTTATTTTGTTAACAGCCTTTTTCGTTGGAGCAGAATTCTCAATTTTAAAAGTGCGTATGTCACGAATCGATCAGCTGATCGCAGAGGGCAATAAAAAAGCCGTCACGGCAAAAAAGGTAACACAGGATTTGGATTATTATTTGTCAGCCTGTCAGCTTGGAATTACGATTACAGCGTTAATTCTTGGTGCACTCGGGGAACCGACCGTAGAGAAAATGCTTGAGCCTGTTTTTGACTACTTCAGCATTCCAGCGGCGGTTGCAACAGCCCTTTCTTATGTTATTGCATTATCGGTTGTTACTTTTTTACACGTAGTACTTGGCGAATTAATGCCAAAGACATTGGCTATCCAATATGCAGAAAAAATGACACTATTATTGGCACCGCCACTTTATTGGTTCGGTAAAATTACAGGACCGATTATCTCGATATTAAACGGTTCTGCTCGTGGGCTGCTCAAAATCTTTGGTGTCAAACCGGCTGGTCACGATACAGTTTACTCGGAAGAAGAGCTTAAAATGATTGTGACGCAAAGTTATGAAGGTGGAGAAATCAACCAGACAGAGCTTGCCTATCTAGAAAATATCTTTGCTTTTGATACACGGAAATTACGGGAAGTAATGATTCCGCGCAATGAAATAATTACAATCGAAAAAACGTATACATTAGAGCAAATTCTTGCTGTTATTGACGAGTACGAATTTACGCGTTATCCGGTCATTGATCGCAGTAAAAATACAGCAGCCTTTATCGGTTTCATTAACTCGAAGGAAATGCTGACAGATATAGCTGCGGGACGGAAGAATAATTTCAGTACGTATATTCGTGAGATTCCCCGTTATAAGGAAACAGTAGCGATAAAAGACGTGTTTTTAAAAATGCAGCAATCGCGCAACCATATGGCGATTGTTACAGATGAAAAAGGTGTCACAATCGGTCTTGTGACGATGGAAGATATATTGTCAGAAATTGTTGGAGAAATTGAAGATGAAGACGATGGGGAAATTATCGTTCCCTCAACATAA
- a CDS encoding transporter associated domain protein translates to MDVNTILNIILLIIFLGLTGFFVAAEFAVVKIRKSRIDQLILEGNKKAVIAKKVAGDLDYYLSACQLGITITAIGLGAFTKPYVKELLYPVFDWLNVSDVVASAASYVIALAIVSYLHVVIGEMAPKTLAIQFSEKVTLMLAGPLYWFGKIMYPFIQALNGTSRLLLRAVGVKSASEEQAYSEEELKIIMAQSFQGGQIDQQELKYLENVFAFDERVAKDIMVPRTDLVTIDKDMSAEEIIQILDEHNYTRYPIVENNDKDRIIGVINANKLLSYIVSNRTVQLEQFLTKVPFVLGVTSIQDALLKMQKAKVHMTVIIDEYGGTAGVLTMEDVLEELVGEIRDEFDEDEVDDIRKSGENEYTINGRVLLDELEDRFGFEFEDSEEIDTIGGWIQHTNIDSIKNGEELQIGDEIKFDDHIWVISDMDNYQIKEVVLRQYKLQQ, encoded by the coding sequence TTGGACGTAAACACCATATTAAACATCATTTTATTAATTATTTTTTTAGGTTTAACTGGATTTTTCGTTGCAGCTGAATTTGCTGTTGTTAAAATTCGTAAATCCCGTATTGACCAATTGATTTTGGAAGGCAATAAGAAAGCAGTCATTGCAAAAAAAGTAGCAGGAGACCTAGATTATTATTTATCTGCCTGTCAGCTTGGTATTACCATTACAGCAATCGGTTTAGGAGCGTTTACGAAGCCGTATGTAAAAGAACTGCTATATCCTGTATTTGACTGGTTAAATGTTTCGGATGTTGTAGCTTCGGCTGCTTCTTATGTAATTGCACTAGCTATTGTAAGTTATTTGCACGTAGTAATTGGCGAAATGGCGCCAAAAACGTTAGCGATTCAGTTTTCCGAGAAAGTAACTTTAATGCTTGCAGGACCACTTTATTGGTTCGGTAAAATTATGTATCCGTTTATTCAGGCATTAAATGGAACATCTCGGTTATTATTACGTGCAGTTGGTGTTAAATCAGCAAGTGAAGAGCAGGCCTATTCTGAAGAAGAACTGAAAATTATTATGGCACAGAGTTTCCAGGGCGGACAAATTGATCAACAAGAACTGAAATATTTAGAAAATGTATTTGCTTTTGATGAGCGTGTTGCAAAAGATATTATGGTGCCTCGAACAGACTTAGTTACAATCGACAAAGATATGAGCGCCGAAGAGATTATCCAAATTTTAGATGAACATAACTATACACGTTATCCGATTGTTGAAAATAATGATAAAGACCGCATTATTGGTGTGATTAATGCAAACAAGCTTCTTAGCTATATCGTTTCAAATCGAACAGTACAGCTCGAGCAGTTTTTAACGAAAGTACCATTTGTTTTAGGTGTGACTAGTATCCAAGATGCACTATTAAAAATGCAAAAGGCGAAAGTGCATATGACGGTCATTATCGATGAATATGGCGGTACAGCCGGAGTATTAACGATGGAAGACGTTTTGGAAGAGCTGGTTGGAGAGATTCGGGATGAATTTGATGAGGATGAAGTAGATGATATTCGTAAGTCAGGAGAAAACGAATATACGATTAATGGTCGTGTACTGCTCGACGAACTGGAAGATCGCTTCGGTTTTGAGTTTGAGGACAGTGAAGAGATAGATACAATTGGCGGCTGGATTCAGCATACGAACATCGATTCAATCAAAAACGGTGAAGAGCTTCAAATCGGTGATGAAATTAAATTCGACGACCATATTTGGGTCATTTCGGATATGGACAATTATCAAATTAAAGAAGTTGTATTAAGACAATATAAACTTCAGCAGTAA
- a CDS encoding Fe-S oxidoreductase produces the protein MMKKYLFAIILLLLAGCSNGENTEVKFTEKQAVPFEIIKYDEKIAPIYETLVPHIAYANTQGQFESLQARFDVDNFTLDMDKYMAVFIVTYSGSCGTSVDNVYKHGNYLAVQLIDNVGQKCEDEGVPHTFVLQVEKDEYEKVQLYNGEILKSSMDVE, from the coding sequence ATGATGAAAAAATATTTGTTCGCTATAATCTTATTGTTGTTGGCAGGTTGTAGTAATGGAGAAAATACAGAAGTTAAATTTACCGAAAAACAGGCAGTACCATTTGAAATTATTAAGTATGATGAAAAAATTGCACCGATTTACGAGACGCTCGTACCGCATATTGCTTATGCAAATACGCAAGGACAGTTTGAATCCTTGCAAGCTCGCTTTGATGTAGACAATTTCACGCTTGATATGGATAAATATATGGCCGTATTTATAGTTACTTACTCGGGTAGCTGTGGTACTTCAGTCGATAATGTTTACAAACACGGTAATTACTTGGCAGTTCAATTAATCGACAATGTGGGACAAAAATGTGAAGATGAAGGCGTCCCTCATACATTCGTTCTCCAAGTGGAGAAAGACGAATATGAAAAAGTTCAATTATATAACGGCGAAATTTTAAAATCTTCAATGGATGTAGAATAA
- a CDS encoding general stress protein — translation METLKEKVLSIIKDHKIGTMATLNGRHPYVRYMTFTNEDFTLYATTTEDSQKVYDLNENPYTHILLGYTKEDLDAPYLEITAKLSEVKDDTLKLKITNFFKDIFTSEDGDMVTLQFDPIRIKLMNDGEPQELKL, via the coding sequence ATGGAAACATTAAAGGAAAAAGTACTTTCAATTATTAAAGATCATAAAATTGGAACAATGGCTACATTAAACGGACGGCACCCTTATGTTCGTTACATGACATTTACAAACGAAGACTTCACACTATATGCGACAACAACAGAGGATTCCCAAAAAGTGTACGATTTAAATGAAAATCCCTACACTCATATTTTACTGGGCTATACTAAGGAAGATCTTGATGCCCCTTATTTAGAAATTACAGCAAAACTAAGCGAAGTAAAAGATGATACATTAAAGCTGAAAATTACAAACTTCTTTAAAGACATTTTTACTTCAGAAGACGGGGATATGGTGACACTTCAATTCGATCCAATCAGAATCAAATTAATGAATGATGGCGAACCGCAGGAACTGAAGCTGTAA
- a CDS encoding general stress protein, whose product MSNKEIALQILNENSIGVMATNNNGVPNSRYMTFHYVESKLYTVAKEDSDVVREIKEYGGTHILLGYESDGILETFLEIEGNAATTLNDVVKQQLLEKYSEHADGNFVLIQVTPTRMRIMNKNGKNQEEIQLY is encoded by the coding sequence ATGAGTAATAAAGAAATTGCATTACAAATTTTAAATGAAAACAGTATTGGCGTTATGGCCACAAATAATAACGGTGTGCCTAATTCGCGCTACATGACATTTCACTATGTTGAATCAAAACTGTATACCGTGGCAAAGGAAGATTCCGATGTCGTCCGTGAAATTAAGGAATATGGCGGTACCCATATTTTATTAGGCTATGAAAGCGATGGCATACTTGAAACATTTTTAGAAATCGAAGGCAATGCGGCGACAACATTAAATGATGTTGTGAAGCAGCAGCTGCTTGAAAAATATTCAGAGCATGCGGACGGAAACTTTGTGCTCATTCAAGTTACGCCGACAAGAATGAGAATTATGAATAAAAACGGAAAAAACCAGGAAGAAATTCAACTATACTAA
- a CDS encoding iron ABC transporter substrate-binding protein — protein MKRFTWLSLILTTLLLVLAACSDAEETTNESTQGDSGTTEGTTEENASGKLVIYTGRDENMVQGVIEKFNERYPDIEVEYMTMGAQQILERVRGEKANPQGDFWWGGTQAAMMVAANEDLLLQWDPSFIDAIDPLHKDEQNRWVGEMLLPEVIMINSDVMSPEEGPQDWDDLLDPKWKDEILIRGVLASGTMRTIYSSMIFRQGADDPSKGYEWLKQLDANTKEYTQDPNALYLKLARQEGSISLWNLQDILLKKHTTDYTFDFIYPESGAPILVDAVGIVNNAKNEENAKLFMEFLFDQETMIELSKEYYQIPTRTDIAADAMPDWYKELDLKSLEIDWQVMADKEAEWMEYWDTNIKGKGK, from the coding sequence ATGAAAAGATTTACTTGGCTTTCTCTTATTCTCACAACTCTTTTATTAGTTTTGGCTGCGTGTAGCGACGCCGAAGAGACGACAAATGAGTCAACGCAAGGCGATAGCGGCACGACAGAAGGTACAACAGAAGAAAATGCTTCCGGCAAGCTCGTCATTTACACAGGCCGTGATGAAAACATGGTACAGGGTGTTATTGAAAAATTTAATGAGCGTTACCCGGATATTGAAGTGGAATATATGACAATGGGTGCCCAGCAAATTTTAGAGCGTGTCCGTGGTGAAAAAGCCAATCCACAAGGGGATTTTTGGTGGGGTGGTACACAAGCTGCGATGATGGTTGCCGCAAATGAAGATTTACTTTTACAGTGGGATCCTTCATTTATAGATGCGATTGACCCTCTTCATAAAGATGAACAAAATCGATGGGTCGGTGAAATGCTATTACCTGAAGTCATTATGATTAATAGTGATGTCATGTCACCAGAAGAAGGACCTCAGGATTGGGACGATTTACTTGATCCGAAGTGGAAAGATGAGATTTTAATTCGCGGTGTCCTTGCTTCAGGAACGATGCGGACAATTTATTCTTCTATGATTTTCCGTCAAGGTGCTGATGATCCGTCAAAAGGCTATGAATGGCTGAAGCAACTGGATGCGAACACGAAAGAATATACGCAGGATCCTAATGCATTGTATTTGAAACTGGCACGTCAAGAAGGTTCGATTTCATTATGGAACTTGCAGGATATTTTACTGAAAAAACATACAACGGATTACACGTTTGACTTTATTTATCCGGAAAGTGGTGCACCGATTTTAGTCGATGCAGTCGGTATTGTAAACAATGCGAAAAACGAAGAAAATGCGAAATTATTTATGGAATTCCTGTTCGATCAGGAGACAATGATTGAGCTTTCAAAAGAGTATTACCAAATTCCAACACGTACTGATATTGCAGCGGATGCTATGCCGGACTGGTATAAAGAGCTGGATTTGAAATCTTTGGAGATCGATTGGCAAGTTATGGCCGATAAAGAAGCGGAATGGATGGAGTATTGGGATACAAACATTAAAGGTAAAGGTAAATAG
- a CDS encoding spermidine/putrescine ABC transporter ATP-binding protein produces MKAVHINDVSKKFGDIVSVKDLELDIKSGEFFTFLGPSGCGKTTTLRMIAGFYYPSKGKIYFDNQDVTTLQPNKRNIGMVFQNYALFPHMTVNENIAFGLEIRKYDKKTIKEKVDRIRELVHLGPYGTRKINELSGGQQQRVALARALVIEPDILLLDEPLSNLDAKLREETRIEIKRIQSELGVTTIYVTHDQTEAMAMSDRIMVMEHGVVKQIGTPQEIYHRPNNRFVATFIGETNLLTMKVQSIEDNIITVTNDNGLVLQGLTENLAPGLQVSNGDEVFISIRPEAFENGPGENTVTGIVELIEFTGVSVNYFIKWNDTTLKAMIISRGTAILQAGDMIELHIPKQNIYFLGE; encoded by the coding sequence ATGAAAGCTGTTCATATTAACGACGTTTCAAAAAAATTCGGTGATATCGTAAGTGTCAAAGATTTAGAGCTGGATATAAAATCGGGTGAGTTTTTTACATTTTTAGGTCCTAGTGGATGTGGCAAGACAACTACATTACGGATGATCGCCGGATTTTACTACCCTTCTAAAGGAAAGATTTATTTTGACAATCAGGATGTCACAACATTGCAGCCTAATAAACGTAATATCGGAATGGTGTTTCAAAACTATGCACTCTTCCCGCATATGACCGTCAATGAAAATATCGCATTCGGTCTGGAAATCCGGAAATATGATAAAAAAACAATTAAAGAAAAGGTTGACCGGATACGCGAGCTCGTTCATTTAGGACCATATGGCACACGTAAGATCAATGAGTTATCAGGTGGACAACAGCAGCGTGTTGCTTTGGCACGAGCACTTGTTATTGAACCTGATATCTTGCTGCTGGATGAGCCATTATCCAATTTGGATGCAAAGCTGCGTGAGGAAACACGCATTGAAATTAAACGAATTCAGTCAGAGCTGGGTGTGACGACAATCTACGTTACCCATGACCAGACTGAAGCAATGGCAATGTCGGATCGGATTATGGTAATGGAGCATGGTGTCGTTAAACAAATCGGTACACCACAGGAAATATACCACCGTCCAAACAACCGCTTCGTCGCTACTTTTATCGGAGAAACAAACTTGCTTACAATGAAAGTACAATCGATTGAGGACAACATTATTACTGTTACTAATGACAATGGATTGGTATTACAGGGGTTGACGGAAAACTTAGCACCTGGACTTCAAGTATCGAACGGAGATGAAGTTTTTATATCAATCCGTCCTGAAGCATTTGAAAATGGTCCTGGTGAAAACACCGTTACAGGTATCGTTGAGCTGATTGAATTTACTGGAGTCAGCGTAAATTACTTTATTAAATGGAATGATACAACATTAAAAGCAATGATAATTAGTCGGGGTACTGCAATACTGCAAGCTGGCGATATGATTGAATTACATATCCCTAAACAAAATATTTATTTTCTAGGAGAATAA
- a CDS encoding iron ABC transporter permease, which yields MSKKSVDTYEASWWSRLTQSRYFVYILISPLFLILFAYVIYPFYSTFIQSFAGDNQLANYQKFFSLESTANLEALWNSFYISIISVICCAVVGVMMAFLLERYDFPGRRLLSILVLVPMALPPLVGVLSFTFLYGESGIFPRLFQQMFQLEDVPFALKGIWGVIVVHTFTMYTYFYLTASAAIKGLDPSLEEAATSLGASRIRVWRKIILPMLTPSLIASSLLVFMVSMASYTAPLMFGVERTMTMQIYLSRTNGNLDMAATQSTILSFVSITFLLIMRWYQNRRNYQNLSKGISVHRSEVSSKPLKYLAVTLSFIGTLILILPILVLILISFSKDGAWTIQILPTEYTLDHYKALFTDERTWRPIWNSLQMGFIATVGNIIFGVAAAYAMVRLSFKGKTALDILITIPWALPGTVVAVNLIAAFSTESVFTFNQVLIGSFWILPLAYFIRHLPLVFRSTSASLMQLDQSVEEASRSLGASWWYTFRRIVIPLTLSGVLAGTLLAFVQSIGEFVASILIYNTSTIPLSVAIFQKLYAFKFGTACAYGVLQIILILIVLIISERLSKGSAGSAI from the coding sequence ATGAGCAAAAAATCCGTTGACACATACGAAGCGAGTTGGTGGTCTCGTCTTACACAATCACGCTATTTTGTCTATATTCTCATCTCCCCGCTGTTTTTAATTTTATTTGCCTATGTCATTTATCCATTTTACTCAACATTTATTCAAAGTTTTGCAGGCGACAATCAGCTAGCAAACTATCAGAAGTTTTTCAGTTTGGAAAGTACAGCCAATTTAGAGGCACTTTGGAACAGCTTTTATATATCGATTATTAGCGTTATATGCTGTGCTGTTGTCGGGGTAATGATGGCCTTTTTACTGGAGCGCTATGATTTCCCGGGTCGTAGGCTGCTCTCCATTTTAGTACTTGTCCCGATGGCATTGCCCCCGTTAGTCGGGGTGTTATCCTTTACATTTTTATATGGCGAAAGCGGCATTTTCCCGCGCTTATTTCAGCAGATGTTTCAATTGGAAGATGTACCGTTTGCATTGAAAGGGATTTGGGGTGTTATTGTTGTTCATACGTTTACGATGTATACGTACTTTTATTTAACTGCTTCTGCCGCAATTAAAGGGCTTGATCCTTCTCTGGAAGAAGCCGCAACAAGCCTGGGTGCAAGCCGGATCCGTGTTTGGCGGAAGATTATTTTGCCGATGCTTACCCCTTCTTTAATCGCATCTTCCCTGCTCGTTTTCATGGTGTCGATGGCATCCTATACCGCGCCGCTCATGTTCGGGGTTGAACGTACGATGACAATGCAAATTTACTTATCACGGACAAACGGCAATCTGGATATGGCGGCAACACAGTCAACCATTTTATCGTTCGTATCTATCACCTTTTTACTTATTATGCGTTGGTACCAAAACAGACGTAATTATCAAAATTTAAGTAAAGGCATAAGTGTTCACCGCTCTGAAGTGAGCTCAAAGCCTTTAAAATATTTAGCGGTCACACTGTCATTCATCGGTACATTAATTTTAATCCTGCCGATTTTGGTGCTGATTTTAATTTCGTTTTCTAAAGATGGTGCTTGGACAATTCAAATTTTACCAACGGAATATACACTCGACCATTACAAAGCGCTCTTTACTGATGAGCGGACATGGCGTCCAATTTGGAACTCGCTGCAGATGGGCTTCATCGCAACAGTCGGCAATATTATATTCGGTGTTGCTGCAGCATATGCCATGGTCAGACTTAGTTTCAAGGGGAAAACAGCGCTCGATATTTTAATTACGATTCCTTGGGCATTGCCAGGTACAGTTGTAGCCGTCAACTTAATCGCAGCCTTCTCTACAGAAAGTGTATTTACATTCAACCAAGTATTGATCGGTTCATTCTGGATTTTACCGCTTGCGTATTTTATCCGGCATTTGCCGCTTGTCTTCAGGTCAACATCCGCTTCCCTCATGCAGCTGGACCAGTCTGTAGAAGAAGCTTCCCGGAGTTTAGGGGCATCGTGGTGGTACACATTCAGAAGAATTGTTATCCCGCTTACTTTATCAGGCGTTCTTGCCGGGACATTGTTGGCTTTTGTCCAAAGTATAGGGGAATTCGTCGCATCGATTTTAATTTATAATACGTCAACGATTCCATTGTCGGTTGCAATTTTCCAGAAGCTGTATGCCTTTAAGTTTGGTACGGCATGTGCATACGGTGTCTTGCAGATTATTCTGATTCTGATTGTACTGATTATCTCAGAACGATTATCGAAAGGCTCTGCAGGAAGCGCAATATAG
- a CDS encoding histone acetyltransferase yields MNIRILGYKDAEQYHKVRLHGLLNYPTFFSTSYEHENNYTVPEIEQRLRPQADKFTLGAFGGNQLLGIATFKRETSAKLNHKGLLVGMYVMPEARENGVARAMIEELLRLLRENEGLEQLHLTVESTNERAIGLYESLGFKQYALERRALKVDGNYYDEVWMFKEL; encoded by the coding sequence ATGAATATTAGAATATTAGGTTATAAAGATGCGGAACAATATCATAAAGTCAGATTGCATGGACTTTTAAATTACCCGACATTTTTTAGCACGTCTTATGAACATGAGAATAATTATACGGTTCCGGAAATTGAACAACGTCTTCGCCCCCAAGCAGATAAATTTACACTAGGGGCATTTGGAGGGAACCAACTGTTGGGAATTGCAACGTTTAAACGGGAAACAAGCGCAAAATTAAATCATAAAGGCCTTCTTGTGGGAATGTATGTTATGCCAGAAGCAAGAGAGAATGGCGTAGCGCGTGCCATGATAGAGGAGTTGTTGCGTCTATTAAGAGAAAACGAGGGTCTTGAACAGCTGCATCTAACAGTGGAATCAACGAATGAACGGGCAATTGGACTTTATGAATCTTTAGGGTTTAAGCAATATGCACTGGAACGTCGTGCATTGAAAGTTGATGGAAACTATTATGATGAAGTTTGGATGTTTAAAGAGCTATAG